From a region of the uncultured Desulfatiglans sp. genome:
- the hndA gene encoding NADP-reducing hydrogenase subunit HndA: protein MLNRKHLSALNPDLTEDVLADVDEVLDGLKDKPGCLIPVLEACQRIVGYLPLELQDYISERLNIPGSTVYGVVTFYSFFSMKPKGRHPIKVCMGTACYVRGIAEVARRISAEYHLDIGQTTEDRRFSLEAVRCLGACGLAPVVVVGDDTHGAVTPDRVLKILERYP from the coding sequence ATGTTGAACCGAAAACACCTTTCAGCCTTGAATCCGGACCTGACCGAAGATGTTCTGGCGGATGTCGATGAGGTGCTCGACGGTCTGAAAGACAAACCGGGATGCCTCATCCCGGTGCTGGAGGCCTGTCAGCGAATTGTCGGCTACCTTCCGCTGGAGCTTCAAGATTATATCTCCGAACGTTTAAATATCCCCGGCAGCACCGTGTACGGGGTGGTCACGTTCTATTCCTTTTTTTCGATGAAGCCGAAGGGGCGCCATCCGATCAAGGTGTGCATGGGTACGGCGTGTTATGTCCGGGGCATCGCGGAGGTCGCACGTCGCATTTCCGCTGAGTACCATCTGGATATCGGGCAGACGACGGAGGATCGCCGGTTTTCCCTGGAGGCGGTCAGGTGCCTCGGTGCTTGCGGGCTTGCGCCCGTGGTTGTCGTCGGGGATGATACCCATGGCGCGGTGACGCCGGATCGGGTGTTGAAGATCCTGGAACGTTATCCTTAA
- the vorB gene encoding Ketoisovalerate oxidoreductase subunit VorB, translating into MNDKMLMRGSHVIGEAAVRAGCRFYAGYPITPQNELTEYMAGAMAKLEDGTFIQAESELAAVNMAIGAAMAGARAMTSSSSPGVSLKQEGISYLAAQELPAVIVNTMRGGPGLGNIAPSQGDYFQATRGGGHGDYRTIVLAPASGQELAEITRKAFDYADTYRTPVMILGDGMIGQMMEPVVFPEPLDLKKLPPKPWILDGAKDRPSRIIRSLLLDVSVEEDQNWKLVRKYEQITREIPAAERYLTDDARLVVVAYGTAARIAKGAIKRMRDIGLKVGLLRPITLWPFPNRILVEMSRWVRHFLVYEMSTGQMVEDVRLGLEGRSQVHFYGRPGGVVSTPEELSKVINTLYHRQNLQEE; encoded by the coding sequence GTGAATGATAAAATGTTGATGAGGGGAAGCCATGTCATTGGCGAAGCGGCCGTCCGCGCCGGCTGCCGGTTTTACGCAGGATATCCCATCACCCCCCAGAACGAGTTGACCGAATACATGGCAGGGGCCATGGCCAAACTGGAAGACGGCACGTTCATCCAGGCCGAAAGCGAGCTGGCCGCCGTCAACATGGCCATCGGGGCGGCCATGGCCGGCGCCCGCGCCATGACGAGTTCCTCGAGCCCCGGCGTGAGCCTGAAGCAGGAGGGGATTTCCTATCTGGCCGCGCAGGAACTGCCTGCGGTCATCGTCAACACCATGCGCGGCGGACCGGGCCTCGGAAACATCGCACCGAGCCAGGGCGACTACTTTCAGGCGACCCGCGGCGGCGGCCACGGCGACTACCGGACCATCGTTCTCGCCCCGGCAAGCGGCCAGGAGCTGGCTGAGATCACTCGCAAGGCGTTCGATTACGCCGACACCTACCGCACCCCGGTCATGATCCTCGGCGACGGCATGATCGGCCAGATGATGGAGCCCGTCGTCTTCCCGGAACCCCTGGATCTCAAGAAGCTCCCGCCCAAGCCCTGGATCCTGGACGGCGCCAAAGACCGCCCGAGCCGCATCATCCGCTCCCTTCTCCTCGACGTGTCTGTCGAGGAGGACCAGAACTGGAAGCTGGTGCGCAAATACGAACAGATTACGCGCGAGATCCCGGCAGCCGAAAGATACCTCACGGACGACGCCCGGCTGGTCGTGGTCGCCTACGGCACCGCCGCCCGGATCGCAAAGGGGGCCATCAAGCGGATGCGCGATATCGGCCTCAAGGTGGGTCTTCTCAGACCGATCACCCTCTGGCCGTTCCCAAACCGCATCCTGGTCGAGATGAGCCGCTGGGTCCGGCACTTCCTGGTCTACGAAATGAGCACCGGCCAGATGGTGGAAGATGTCCGGCTCGGGCTCGAAGGGCGCAGCCAGGTGCATTTCTACGGCCGCCCGGGGGGTGTCGTATCGACCCCCGAGGAACTGTCCAAGGTGATCAACACCCTCTATCATCGGCAGAACCTGCAAGAGGAATAA
- a CDS encoding Ferredoxin — translation MNPSERVEAMAKKEKTGRITIDRELCKGCQLCISVCPKHLIVVSDRLNQKGYYPAEFTENETTEDRQCTACAMCATICPDLAIEVYRE, via the coding sequence GTGAACCCAAGCGAACGCGTAGAAGCCATGGCAAAGAAAGAAAAGACAGGCAGGATCACCATCGATCGGGAGTTGTGCAAGGGGTGCCAGCTCTGTATTTCCGTCTGCCCGAAGCATCTGATCGTCGTCTCGGACAGGCTGAACCAGAAAGGGTACTATCCGGCCGAGTTCACCGAAAACGAGACGACCGAGGATCGGCAATGCACCGCGTGCGCCATGTGCGCCACCATCTGTCCCGATTTGGCTATCGAGGTTTACCGTGAATGA
- a CDS encoding Thiamine pyrophosphate protein domain protein TPP-binding protein produces MATKVFEWPRYLKKAVFHYCPGCGHSIIHRLVAEVIDELGIGERCIGVPPAGCAVLAYNYFDVDMGEAPHGRGAAVATGIKRVLPDRIVFTYQGDGDIAAIGTAETIHAANRGENITVIFVNNGVYGMTGGQMAPTTLIGQNSTTTPGGRDIRRDGAPLNLSEMLGIANGSAYIERTAVSSPKTIRHTKKALTKAFKVQMAGLGFSLVEILSPCPTNWKLSPVDAVKWVDESMTRYFPLKVIKDLAPDLK; encoded by the coding sequence ATGGCAACCAAGGTTTTCGAATGGCCGAGATACTTGAAAAAGGCGGTCTTCCACTATTGCCCGGGCTGCGGCCACAGCATCATCCATCGGCTGGTCGCCGAGGTGATCGATGAACTGGGCATCGGAGAACGTTGCATCGGGGTCCCTCCCGCCGGTTGTGCCGTTCTGGCCTACAATTACTTCGACGTGGACATGGGCGAGGCGCCGCACGGGCGAGGCGCCGCCGTCGCCACAGGCATCAAGCGGGTCCTTCCGGACCGCATCGTCTTTACCTATCAGGGCGACGGGGACATCGCCGCCATTGGAACAGCCGAAACCATTCACGCCGCCAACCGCGGAGAGAACATTACGGTGATCTTCGTCAACAACGGTGTCTATGGCATGACCGGGGGCCAGATGGCTCCTACGACCCTCATCGGCCAGAACTCGACAACAACGCCGGGAGGCCGTGATATCCGTCGTGACGGAGCCCCCTTGAATCTAAGCGAGATGCTCGGCATCGCCAACGGCAGCGCCTATATCGAGAGAACCGCCGTCAGCAGCCCGAAAACGATACGGCACACCAAAAAGGCCCTCACCAAGGCCTTCAAGGTCCAGATGGCCGGCCTGGGATTCTCGCTGGTGGAGATCCTCTCCCCCTGTCCGACCAATTGGAAGCTCAGTCCAGTGGATGCAGTCAAGTGGGTTGATGAAAGCATGACCCGGTATTTTCCGCTGAAAGTCATCAAAGACCTCGCTCCGGACCTGAAATGA
- a CDS encoding Formate dehydrogenase subunit alpha (fragment) — protein sequence MTNPIEDIERADVILVTGSNTTENHPVLSSYVKRAVTFKGAKLIVVDPRRVQIARFAHQWLRPKPGTDVAWINGFMHVIIAEKLYAEKYVTSRTVGLEELKKTVERYTPEYVSELTGIPAEQIVEAARLFASAPAASILYTMGITQHTCGTDNVKSLANLSMLCGNVGIRGGGVNPLRGQNNVQGACDMGGLPNVYTGYQQVGNIEIRERMEKAWGVKGLPERPGLTATEMMNKAHHGELKALYIIGENPLVSDPDLSHVEAGLGRLDFLVVQDIFLTETAARADVVLPAACFAEKDGTFSNTERKVQRVRKAVDPPGEARQDWEIISDLSTRMGYPMKYENPRAIMEEIAGVTPSYCGINYARLEQGGIHWPCTGTDHPGTPCLHMDQFTCGLGVFHAIDYIPPAEVPDDEYPLFLTTGRVLYQYHTGTMTRKSEGLNDRAPECFVELAVEDAEQWGVKTGDRLKVASRRGEIEAEALISDKAVKGTIFLPFHYAEAAANRLTNAALDPVCKIPEFKVCAVKIAKA from the coding sequence ATGACCAATCCTATCGAAGACATCGAACGGGCCGACGTGATCCTGGTCACCGGCTCCAACACCACCGAAAACCACCCGGTGCTGTCGAGTTACGTCAAGCGTGCCGTTACCTTCAAAGGCGCCAAACTGATCGTCGTAGACCCGCGGCGGGTTCAGATCGCGCGCTTCGCCCATCAGTGGCTCCGGCCGAAGCCAGGGACCGACGTGGCCTGGATCAACGGGTTCATGCACGTCATCATCGCAGAAAAGCTCTATGCCGAGAAATATGTCACCTCCCGGACGGTGGGTTTGGAGGAGCTCAAGAAAACCGTCGAAAGATACACGCCTGAATACGTTTCCGAACTGACCGGGATCCCGGCGGAGCAGATCGTCGAGGCGGCGAGGCTCTTCGCCTCTGCGCCTGCGGCCTCCATCCTCTACACGATGGGGATCACCCAGCATACCTGCGGGACCGACAACGTCAAATCCCTGGCCAACCTGTCGATGCTCTGCGGCAATGTGGGCATCCGCGGCGGCGGCGTGAATCCGCTTCGCGGACAGAACAACGTCCAGGGGGCCTGCGACATGGGCGGGCTGCCTAACGTGTACACGGGCTACCAGCAGGTAGGGAACATCGAGATCCGGGAGCGTATGGAGAAGGCCTGGGGCGTCAAGGGGCTTCCCGAAAGGCCGGGTCTGACGGCGACCGAGATGATGAACAAGGCCCATCACGGGGAGTTGAAGGCCCTGTATATCATCGGTGAAAACCCGCTGGTTTCGGACCCGGATCTGTCGCACGTGGAGGCCGGTCTCGGACGGCTCGATTTCCTCGTTGTCCAGGATATCTTCCTCACCGAGACCGCTGCGAGGGCGGACGTGGTTCTGCCGGCCGCTTGCTTCGCCGAAAAGGACGGGACCTTTTCGAACACCGAGCGGAAGGTCCAGCGGGTCCGCAAGGCCGTCGACCCGCCAGGCGAGGCCCGGCAGGACTGGGAGATCATTTCGGATCTCTCGACGCGGATGGGGTATCCGATGAAATACGAGAACCCCAGGGCCATCATGGAAGAGATCGCCGGCGTGACGCCCTCCTACTGTGGCATCAACTACGCGCGCCTCGAGCAGGGGGGGATCCACTGGCCTTGCACGGGCACGGATCATCCCGGAACGCCCTGCCTGCACATGGATCAGTTCACCTGCGGCCTGGGAGTGTTCCACGCCATCGATTACATTCCTCCGGCCGAGGTGCCCGACGACGAATACCCGCTTTTCTTGACGACAGGCCGCGTTCTTTATCAATACCACACCGGGACGATGACCAGGAAGTCGGAGGGGCTGAACGATCGGGCTCCGGAGTGCTTCGTGGAATTGGCGGTGGAAGACGCCGAGCAGTGGGGTGTCAAGACCGGAGACCGGCTGAAGGTCGCTTCGCGCCGGGGGGAGATCGAGGCCGAGGCGCTGATCTCGGATAAGGCGGTCAAAGGCACCATCTTCCTTCCATTTCATTATGCGGAGGCGGCGGCGAACCGGCTGACCAATGCGGCCCTGGACCCGGTGTGCAAGATTCCCGAGTTCAAGGTGTGCGCCGTCAAGATCGCAAAGGCCTGA
- a CDS encoding hypothetical protein (Evidence 5 : Unknown function), with product MVFLTNLGINLHVCLCGDLQVTSVQMLGFIDID from the coding sequence ATGGTCTTTTTGACCAATCTCGGCATCAATCTGCACGTTTGCTTGTGCGGCGACCTGCAGGTCACCTCTGTGCAAATGCTTGGTTTCATTGATATTGACTAA
- a CDS encoding FdhA6 (fragment) — protein MGSKNMIVIDGRECTFSEGETILQVAQRNGFDIPTLCYLKGASPTGACRVCVVEVEGMKNLVTSCSTPAAANMVIRTESRRVVEARRLNLELLLASGQHNCLAQDMELDSWTDFQLEAMGTAAEHKDICPAYGTCRLQDLAIRYRVKGNRFSPAPLLYPIENVNPFIVRDHSRCILCGRCVQACNEVQVNNAISFGYRGSDAKVVTKGDRALKDSDCVFCGECVQACPVGALIPKRDFEQPCFQLESRKVHTTCSYCGVGCQLYLHVKDNRIVKVTGVEDVGPNYGSLCVKGRFGYDFVGHPDRLKKPLIRENGALREAEWDEALDLVKTRLESIRDTSGPDSIALLTSARVTNEENYVAQKFARAVLKTNNIDHCARL, from the coding sequence ATGGGATCCAAGAACATGATTGTCATCGATGGCCGGGAATGCACCTTCAGCGAGGGAGAGACCATCCTGCAGGTCGCTCAGCGCAACGGGTTCGACATCCCCACGCTCTGTTATCTCAAAGGGGCAAGCCCCACCGGCGCCTGCAGGGTCTGTGTGGTCGAAGTGGAGGGCATGAAGAACCTCGTGACGTCTTGCTCCACGCCGGCCGCAGCGAACATGGTGATACGGACCGAGAGCCGCCGGGTTGTCGAGGCACGGAGACTGAATCTGGAGCTCCTGTTGGCCTCGGGCCAACACAACTGTCTTGCGCAGGACATGGAGCTGGATTCGTGGACCGACTTCCAGCTGGAGGCCATGGGGACGGCCGCAGAGCACAAGGACATCTGCCCGGCCTACGGGACCTGCCGCCTGCAGGACTTGGCGATCCGCTACCGTGTGAAGGGAAACCGGTTTTCCCCGGCGCCGCTCCTTTATCCTATCGAAAACGTCAATCCCTTCATCGTGAGAGACCACTCTCGCTGCATCCTGTGCGGCCGCTGTGTACAGGCCTGCAACGAGGTCCAGGTGAACAACGCCATCAGCTTCGGATACAGGGGCAGCGATGCCAAGGTGGTTACGAAGGGCGACCGTGCCTTGAAAGACTCGGACTGCGTTTTTTGCGGGGAATGCGTACAGGCCTGCCCCGTGGGGGCGTTGATTCCGAAACGGGATTTCGAGCAGCCCTGTTTTCAGCTTGAGAGCCGGAAGGTCCATACCACCTGCTCTTACTGCGGGGTCGGTTGCCAACTCTATCTGCACGTCAAGGACAACCGCATCGTGAAGGTGACCGGTGTGGAGGACGTCGGCCCCAACTACGGGAGCCTCTGCGTCAAAGGGCGCTTCGGCTACGACTTTGTCGGGCATCCGGACCGCCTGAAAAAGCCGCTCATCCGTGAGAACGGAGCGCTGCGCGAGGCGGAATGGGACGAGGCCCTGGACCTGGTCAAGACCCGCCTCGAATCGATCCGGGATACGTCCGGGCCGGACAGCATAGCCCTCTTGACCAGCGCCCGGGTCACGAACGAGGAAAACTACGTGGCTCAGAAATTCGCCCGTGCCGTGCTCAAGACCAACAACATAGACCATTGCGCGCGCCTCTGA